In Geopsychrobacter electrodiphilus DSM 16401, a single window of DNA contains:
- a CDS encoding efflux RND transporter permease subunit, translating to MLEKIITLSIRNKFMVVLATVFLIIGGLYAVSKTSLDAIPDLSDVQVIVFTKYPGQAPQVVEDQITYPLTTQMLAVPYAKTVRGYSFFGLSFVYIIFEDGTDMYWARSRVLEYLNYAAGKLPAGVTPALGADATGVGWVYEYVLESKNHDLQQLRSIQDWYLRYELTAVDGVSEVASIGGYVKQYQVKVDPNRLAAYGISLAQLRMAIKRSNNDVGGRLVEMGETEFMVRGLGYIKSVADLEQVVVSTDKRGTPILVRDIARVEIGPELRRGLAELDGKGEAVGGVVIMRYGENALKTIENVKKKLKQLQAGLPDGVTIKAVYDRSGLIERAVETLKGKLIEESIVVALVVALFLFHLRSALVAIFTLPVAILIAFIIMHAQGINANIMSLGGIAIAIGAMIDAAIVMIENAHKHLEHKKPDEAHWDVILKAAKEVGPSLFYSLLIITVSFVPVFTLTGQSGRLFKPLAFTKTYSMGAAAFLSVTLVPVLMGWFIRGKIPSETANPINRFLIRSYHPVVDFVLRWRKMVLLVALLVTISIILPLKQIGSEFMPPLYEGDLLYMPTTLPGISITKARELVQQTDRIIASFPEVEHVFGKAGRAETATDPAPLSMLETTIMLKPEADWPKVKSERFYTSWDEGLDWLKKPLRLVWPEEATISVNQLKQQLDKAIHFPGVTNAWTMPIKTRIDMLATGIKTPVGIKIMGDNLETLSRLGKEVEAAMRDVPGTLSAFSERVVGGNYLDYEIDRQAAARYGLTVGAIQDVIQTAIGGMNVTQTVEGLERYPVNIRYDRDYRNNLEALKRILITTPQGARIPISQVAKVSIKKGPPGIKSENARRTAWVYVDMTGSDIGSFVKSAQQAVSEKVKLPPGYNLVWSGQYEYMQEANQRLQMVIPLTILVIFVILYMSTKSLVKTAIVFVSVPMALVGCFWFIWFLGYNSSIAVWVGVIALGGIAAETGVVMLLYLDLAYKLWEEKGRMKTRGDLVQAIHHGAVSRIRPIIMTLSVIIAGLVPIMWSHGAGADVMKRIAAPMIGGVVTAGLMELTVFPVIYFLWRGIGLIKDLTPTSAEDISATETFIERPIRRREKYDWEDDPTDSQI from the coding sequence ATGCTTGAAAAGATCATTACCCTCTCGATTCGCAACAAATTTATGGTCGTACTGGCCACCGTCTTTCTGATCATCGGTGGGCTTTATGCGGTGTCCAAGACCTCCCTCGATGCGATTCCCGATCTGTCGGATGTTCAGGTGATTGTCTTTACCAAGTATCCGGGGCAGGCCCCCCAGGTGGTCGAAGACCAGATCACCTACCCGTTGACCACCCAGATGTTGGCCGTCCCCTATGCCAAGACGGTGCGCGGCTACTCCTTCTTCGGTCTGTCTTTCGTCTATATTATTTTTGAAGACGGCACCGACATGTACTGGGCGCGTTCACGGGTGCTCGAGTACCTGAACTATGCCGCAGGCAAGCTGCCGGCCGGGGTCACGCCCGCTCTCGGCGCCGATGCCACCGGAGTCGGCTGGGTCTATGAGTATGTGCTCGAGAGCAAAAATCACGATCTGCAGCAGCTGCGCTCGATTCAGGATTGGTATCTGCGTTATGAGTTGACCGCCGTAGACGGGGTTTCCGAGGTCGCCAGCATCGGCGGCTATGTCAAACAGTATCAGGTCAAAGTCGATCCGAACCGCCTTGCGGCCTACGGTATCTCACTCGCTCAGCTGCGCATGGCGATTAAGCGCAGCAATAATGACGTCGGTGGAAGGCTGGTCGAGATGGGCGAGACCGAATTCATGGTCCGCGGTCTGGGTTACATAAAGTCGGTTGCTGATCTGGAGCAGGTGGTGGTGAGCACCGATAAGCGCGGCACCCCGATTCTGGTCAGGGATATTGCCCGGGTCGAGATTGGGCCGGAGTTGCGCCGTGGCCTGGCTGAACTGGATGGCAAGGGCGAAGCGGTCGGCGGCGTTGTTATTATGCGCTACGGCGAAAATGCGCTGAAGACGATCGAAAACGTCAAGAAAAAGCTCAAACAACTGCAGGCCGGACTGCCGGACGGGGTGACGATCAAGGCAGTTTACGATCGCAGCGGCTTGATTGAACGCGCGGTCGAAACCCTGAAAGGCAAGTTGATCGAAGAGAGTATCGTCGTGGCCCTCGTCGTGGCGCTCTTTCTCTTCCATCTGCGCAGCGCACTGGTGGCGATCTTCACCCTGCCGGTGGCGATTCTTATCGCCTTTATCATCATGCACGCCCAGGGGATCAACGCCAATATCATGAGTCTCGGCGGCATCGCCATCGCCATCGGGGCGATGATCGACGCCGCGATCGTCATGATCGAAAACGCGCATAAACATCTTGAACATAAAAAACCGGATGAAGCGCACTGGGATGTCATCCTGAAGGCGGCCAAAGAGGTCGGTCCTTCGCTCTTCTACTCGCTGTTGATCATCACCGTCTCCTTCGTGCCGGTCTTTACCCTGACCGGACAGTCCGGGCGGCTGTTTAAGCCGCTGGCGTTCACCAAGACCTATTCCATGGGGGCGGCCGCTTTTCTTTCGGTGACCCTGGTGCCGGTGCTGATGGGCTGGTTTATCCGCGGCAAGATCCCCTCGGAAACCGCCAATCCGATCAACCGCTTCTTGATTCGCAGCTACCATCCGGTCGTCGATTTTGTGCTCAGGTGGCGCAAGATGGTGTTGCTGGTGGCGCTGCTGGTGACCATCTCGATCATCCTGCCGCTGAAGCAGATCGGCTCGGAATTCATGCCGCCGCTCTACGAGGGGGATCTGCTCTATATGCCGACCACCCTGCCGGGAATCTCCATCACCAAGGCGCGCGAGCTTGTGCAACAGACCGACCGGATTATCGCCAGCTTCCCCGAAGTGGAACATGTCTTCGGTAAGGCGGGCCGTGCCGAGACCGCGACCGATCCTGCGCCGCTGTCGATGCTTGAGACCACCATCATGCTCAAGCCCGAGGCGGACTGGCCCAAGGTTAAGAGCGAGCGCTTCTACACGAGTTGGGATGAGGGACTCGACTGGCTGAAGAAGCCCTTGCGTCTGGTCTGGCCCGAAGAGGCGACGATCAGCGTGAATCAGTTGAAGCAGCAGCTCGACAAGGCGATCCACTTTCCTGGCGTAACCAACGCCTGGACCATGCCGATCAAAACCCGCATCGATATGCTGGCGACCGGCATCAAGACCCCAGTCGGCATCAAGATCATGGGGGACAACCTTGAGACCCTCAGCCGTCTTGGTAAAGAAGTTGAGGCGGCGATGCGCGATGTCCCTGGCACCCTGTCGGCTTTTTCTGAGCGGGTGGTGGGGGGCAATTACCTCGATTATGAGATCGATCGTCAGGCAGCTGCGCGCTACGGCCTGACGGTTGGTGCTATTCAGGATGTGATTCAGACCGCCATCGGCGGCATGAACGTCACCCAGACGGTCGAAGGCCTCGAACGCTACCCGGTTAATATCCGCTATGATCGCGACTATCGGAATAATCTCGAGGCCCTCAAGCGCATTCTGATTACCACTCCGCAGGGTGCACGAATCCCGATCAGCCAGGTGGCCAAAGTCAGCATCAAGAAAGGACCACCCGGCATCAAAAGCGAAAACGCGCGTCGTACGGCCTGGGTCTATGTCGATATGACCGGTAGTGATATTGGCAGCTTTGTCAAGAGTGCCCAGCAGGCCGTCAGCGAAAAGGTTAAGCTCCCGCCCGGCTATAACCTGGTTTGGAGCGGTCAGTACGAATATATGCAGGAAGCGAATCAGCGGCTGCAGATGGTCATCCCGCTGACCATCCTGGTGATTTTTGTCATCCTCTACATGAGCACCAAGTCGCTGGTTAAAACCGCCATCGTCTTTGTTTCGGTGCCGATGGCCCTGGTCGGCTGCTTCTGGTTTATTTGGTTCTTGGGCTATAACAGCTCGATTGCGGTCTGGGTCGGGGTCATCGCCCTGGGCGGAATCGCGGCTGAAACCGGGGTGGTCATGCTGCTCTATCTCGATCTGGCATATAAGCTCTGGGAAGAGAAGGGACGTATGAAAACCCGAGGTGACTTGGTGCAGGCGATCCACCATGGCGCCGTCAGCCGGATACGACCGATTATTATGACGCTTTCGGTGATCATCGCCGGTCTGGTGCCGATCATGTGGAGTCACGGTGCCGGTGCCGATGTCATGAAACGGATCGCCGCGCCGATGATCGGCGGGGTGGTGACCGCGGGGCTTATGGAGTTGACGGTCTTCCCGGTCATCTATTTTCTCTGGCGCGGTATTGGACTGATCAAAGATCTGACCCCGACATCTGCCGAAGATATCAGCGCGACCGAAACCTTTATTGAACGACCGATCCGACGCAGGGAGAAATATGACTGGGAAGATGATCCAACAGATTCCCAGATTTAG
- a CDS encoding Rne/Rng family ribonuclease, whose protein sequence is MSKKMLINASHPEENRVAIVVDGILSELDIEIAGQLQTKGNIYKAVVVRVEPGLQAAFVDYGAEKHGFLQTGEIHPDLHPARKSDSKEYPRISEILHRGQEILVQVVKGERGTKGAALTTFLSLPGRYMVLMPDSSTKGVSRKIEDEKERKTLKKTMAQLNLPDEMGYIVRTAGIGKEEVELKRDFNYLVSLYKGILARKEKAKAPAQLYQESDIVIRSIRDYFSTDMDEVMIDDSQVYQQARDFFSLVMPDQLNLVKQHREKRPLFSRYQIEEQIESLARNQVSLPSGGSIVIDQTEALVAIDVNSGRMGGEKGIEATAARSNIEAAAEIGRQLRLRDLGGLIVIDFIDMRDRKKVREVEQTLKESVKDDKARITLGKISQFGLLELSRQRIRPTLSVGAYLDCPHCHGKGRVKSPEAQAVALLRQLHAAVSKGQIGTIKATIPLDVANYLHNERRQALTDLEKRFDLKIQILASLDAIPEQVELELLKREKAQFDDDEQAPVSHSEGIEKALAAANTPEKEEPSAPPEIAADVTVAEATPEIETAGESPTGKRRRRRRRKRRSGGADPAPADQQTEETTTRPDQDETTTPVIISEAAPVPVDESRPKRRGRKPAARKVEDDLKVVATETAAPIEQEATVAPVIVTPPLEEKPKRRRRSGAKNEPAAIPAEAPVSPETVTSTPLTETAAAAVAPPAKGRTRRPAAKKRAAAAPVVSVDAETPTPEKPKRTGRRPAAKKSDGVSTVIPDKTPLPAEEKPKPRRRKTAPKKAEETVSSAAQEGASLVEVKPRRRTAKPVVKKVIE, encoded by the coding sequence ATGAGCAAGAAGATGCTGATCAACGCATCGCACCCGGAAGAAAACCGGGTTGCGATTGTGGTCGACGGAATTCTCAGCGAGCTCGATATCGAGATCGCTGGCCAGCTGCAAACTAAAGGAAACATCTACAAGGCGGTTGTCGTCCGGGTTGAGCCTGGCCTGCAGGCCGCCTTTGTCGATTATGGCGCCGAAAAACACGGTTTTCTGCAAACAGGTGAAATTCACCCTGATCTTCACCCCGCCCGCAAATCCGACTCCAAAGAATACCCGCGCATCAGCGAGATACTCCATCGCGGCCAGGAAATTCTGGTCCAGGTGGTCAAGGGTGAGCGCGGTACCAAAGGTGCGGCCCTCACCACCTTCCTCTCGCTCCCCGGACGCTACATGGTGCTCATGCCCGACAGCAGCACCAAAGGGGTCTCACGCAAAATCGAGGATGAAAAGGAACGCAAAACCCTCAAAAAGACCATGGCGCAACTTAACCTGCCTGACGAAATGGGCTACATCGTACGTACCGCAGGCATAGGCAAGGAAGAGGTCGAGCTGAAACGCGACTTCAACTACCTGGTAAGTCTCTACAAAGGGATCCTCGCGCGCAAGGAGAAGGCCAAGGCCCCGGCCCAGCTCTATCAGGAATCGGATATCGTTATCCGCAGTATCCGGGATTATTTCTCGACCGATATGGATGAGGTGATGATCGATGACTCTCAGGTCTACCAGCAGGCCCGGGATTTCTTCTCCCTTGTGATGCCGGATCAACTGAACCTGGTGAAGCAGCATCGCGAAAAACGTCCGCTCTTCTCACGTTACCAGATTGAGGAACAGATCGAATCCTTGGCCCGCAATCAGGTTTCACTCCCCTCAGGGGGGTCGATCGTAATCGACCAGACCGAAGCCCTGGTCGCGATCGACGTCAACTCCGGCCGCATGGGCGGAGAAAAAGGGATCGAAGCAACAGCAGCACGCTCCAACATCGAAGCCGCAGCCGAAATCGGCCGTCAGTTACGACTGCGCGACCTGGGTGGTTTGATCGTCATCGATTTTATCGACATGCGTGATCGCAAAAAAGTGCGCGAGGTTGAACAAACCTTAAAAGAGAGCGTCAAAGACGACAAGGCCCGCATCACCCTCGGTAAAATCAGTCAGTTCGGCCTGCTCGAACTCTCGCGTCAGCGGATCCGCCCGACCCTGTCGGTTGGCGCCTATCTGGACTGTCCCCATTGCCACGGCAAGGGCCGAGTCAAATCTCCCGAGGCTCAGGCGGTTGCTCTGTTGCGCCAGTTGCATGCTGCAGTATCAAAAGGACAGATCGGAACAATCAAGGCCACTATCCCCCTTGATGTCGCCAACTACCTGCACAACGAACGGCGCCAGGCCCTGACGGATCTGGAAAAACGCTTCGACCTGAAGATTCAGATTTTGGCAAGTCTCGACGCAATACCAGAGCAGGTGGAACTTGAACTGTTGAAGCGGGAAAAAGCACAGTTCGATGATGATGAGCAGGCGCCCGTCTCTCACTCCGAGGGGATTGAAAAAGCCCTTGCCGCAGCGAATACCCCCGAAAAGGAAGAGCCCTCTGCCCCTCCTGAAATTGCAGCGGATGTAACTGTAGCAGAAGCCACTCCCGAAATTGAAACTGCGGGAGAGAGTCCCACAGGCAAACGCCGGCGGCGGAGAAGGCGGAAACGGCGGAGCGGAGGAGCCGATCCTGCACCGGCAGATCAGCAGACCGAAGAGACAACAACCCGGCCAGACCAGGATGAAACAACGACGCCAGTCATCATCTCAGAGGCAGCTCCAGTCCCTGTAGACGAATCCAGGCCGAAGCGCCGAGGCCGCAAACCCGCAGCCCGAAAAGTTGAAGATGACCTTAAAGTAGTTGCTACCGAAACCGCCGCACCAATCGAACAGGAGGCGACTGTCGCCCCTGTGATAGTAACCCCTCCGCTGGAAGAGAAACCGAAGCGCCGACGTAGATCCGGGGCCAAAAACGAGCCGGCTGCCATTCCAGCAGAAGCGCCTGTAAGCCCCGAAACGGTTACTTCCACCCCCCTGACCGAAACAGCGGCAGCAGCTGTAGCACCTCCGGCCAAAGGTCGCACACGCAGGCCCGCAGCAAAAAAGAGGGCGGCTGCGGCGCCTGTAGTTTCTGTCGATGCCGAAACTCCGACTCCAGAGAAACCGAAACGCACTGGGCGTAGACCAGCGGCTAAAAAGTCCGACGGCGTGTCAACAGTGATTCCGGATAAAACTCCGCTTCCAGCTGAAGAGAAGCCCAAGCCTCGCAGACGCAAAACAGCACCCAAAAAAGCCGAAGAAACCGTCAGTAGCGCAGCGCAAGAAGGGGCATCGTTGGTCGAAGTGAAACCAAGGCGCCGCACCGCTAAACCGGTGGTCAAAAAAGTTATTGAATAA
- a CDS encoding TolC family protein, which translates to MKLLLSLIVLLCSLSIALPVFAGMPVDSELLSSLLAEAEIHNPALQSAREALDVAASQIDQVSALPDPMLSISLMNYPIDTLRNDKTAMTGNDFKLSQMFPFPGKLATKKELAHQHELWAKAKYEDLVLQVRQQIRDTWFKLSFQRQAIGLIQTNMKLMDDFIRLTEARYQVGKGLQQNVLKAQVERSRLLDRLLGLQQDAENSKARINSLVGRPTEQSLADIDEPVEVSYTPSLENLRKLARQNRPMFGAFDALIGQSEQKGKLAKLDYRPDFTVWAGYRFRADDLPDKGTDFVSGGVSLNLPFPNAKRRAAVREADASLRMAHQQRNEFTRQVDLALHNGLTDLQQAQQLVKLYRGGIIPQAEQTYKATLSAYQVDKVDFLTLTDSLMTVYRFRIDLARAESDVQRSAARLLATTGLDDIAQSISPSLDR; encoded by the coding sequence ATGAAGTTGTTGTTATCATTGATCGTTCTTTTGTGCAGCCTGTCTATTGCCCTGCCGGTGTTTGCTGGTATGCCGGTGGATTCTGAGCTGCTTTCTTCCCTTCTTGCAGAAGCTGAAATCCATAATCCGGCATTGCAGTCAGCACGTGAGGCTCTGGATGTGGCGGCCTCCCAGATTGATCAGGTTTCAGCTCTGCCAGATCCGATGCTGTCGATCAGCCTGATGAATTACCCAATAGATACGTTGCGTAACGATAAAACGGCGATGACCGGTAATGACTTCAAGTTGTCGCAGATGTTTCCCTTCCCCGGAAAACTTGCCACCAAGAAAGAGCTTGCCCATCAGCACGAACTCTGGGCAAAAGCAAAATATGAAGATCTGGTGTTGCAGGTTCGCCAGCAGATTCGAGACACCTGGTTCAAATTGAGCTTTCAACGTCAGGCAATTGGCCTGATACAAACCAATATGAAGCTGATGGATGACTTTATCCGGCTGACCGAAGCGCGTTATCAGGTCGGCAAGGGTTTGCAGCAGAATGTTCTGAAGGCTCAGGTTGAGCGTTCGCGACTCCTTGATCGTCTGCTTGGCCTGCAGCAGGATGCTGAAAACAGCAAGGCGCGGATTAACAGTCTGGTCGGACGGCCAACGGAACAGTCCCTTGCTGATATCGACGAACCCGTTGAGGTTTCGTACACCCCGAGCCTCGAAAACTTACGTAAACTGGCACGTCAAAATCGCCCGATGTTCGGTGCTTTTGACGCATTGATAGGCCAATCTGAACAGAAGGGCAAGCTGGCCAAGCTCGATTATCGTCCCGACTTTACGGTCTGGGCAGGTTACCGCTTTCGTGCCGATGATCTCCCCGACAAGGGCACCGATTTTGTCAGTGGCGGAGTCAGCCTGAACCTCCCTTTCCCCAACGCCAAACGGCGGGCTGCAGTGCGGGAAGCCGATGCGAGTCTGCGGATGGCTCACCAGCAGCGTAACGAGTTTACCCGTCAAGTCGATCTGGCATTACATAACGGTCTGACAGATCTGCAGCAGGCTCAGCAGCTGGTTAAGCTCTACCGTGGCGGCATCATTCCCCAAGCTGAGCAAACCTACAAGGCGACCTTGTCGGCCTATCAGGTGGACAAGGTCGATTTCTTGACCCTGACTGATTCGCTAATGACGGTTTACCGTTTTCGTATCGATCTGGCGCGTGCCGAATCCGACGTTCAGCGCAGTGCCGCACGGTTGCTCGCAACCACCGGCCTGGACGATATCGCTCAATCTATCTCCCCCTCTCTCGACCGATAA
- a CDS encoding efflux RND transporter periplasmic adaptor subunit yields the protein MRKLTLSLLFMPLAVLLLAGLYWMTASMLAPQTVDFSIIRRAAAAERKVKYWKAPMDPTYIRNAPGKSPMGMDLVPVYEDDAQSGSTLSIDPVTAQNMGVRTAPVVVGDIFKRIRTVGLIAYEEPRQYSVNARISGWVEKLYVNEKGQKVKQGQPLLEIYSPELVTAQQELILAKQNLAGLSKSSFPEIVEGAKRLLEASRSRLSLWDISSAQIAQIEKSGQVQKRLTLEAPHSGIVSMKMVTEGMHIQPGAPLFQISDLSRVWVYADLYENELPFVKVGQQASVTLPYANEKPRSAKVSYLYPYVDAKTRTVKARLEFSNTDRSLRPDMYVNVEIQAEPRTHVLMIPAEAVLNSGDKQRVFVALGGGKFEPRMVKTGVQGDAGMIEIVSGVAPGETVVTSAQFLFDSESQLREAVNKMLEPKKEPSADAGAAADLFGDEKASSKKKLDDLF from the coding sequence ATGCGTAAGCTTACTCTCTCATTATTATTCATGCCCCTGGCTGTGCTTCTGTTGGCAGGACTTTACTGGATGACGGCCTCGATGCTCGCACCTCAGACGGTCGATTTTAGTATCATTAGACGTGCTGCCGCTGCCGAGAGGAAAGTCAAATACTGGAAGGCGCCGATGGATCCGACCTATATCCGTAACGCCCCGGGAAAATCGCCGATGGGGATGGATCTGGTCCCGGTTTACGAAGACGATGCGCAAAGCGGCTCAACCCTCAGTATCGATCCTGTGACCGCCCAGAATATGGGGGTCCGTACGGCACCGGTGGTCGTAGGGGATATCTTTAAACGGATCCGCACCGTCGGTCTGATCGCTTACGAAGAACCGAGGCAGTACTCCGTTAACGCCAGAATCTCAGGCTGGGTCGAGAAACTCTATGTCAACGAGAAGGGCCAGAAGGTCAAGCAAGGGCAGCCGCTGTTAGAGATCTATAGCCCCGAACTGGTAACCGCCCAGCAGGAGTTGATTCTGGCGAAGCAGAACCTTGCTGGTCTCTCAAAAAGCAGTTTCCCCGAGATCGTCGAGGGGGCAAAACGGCTGCTTGAAGCCTCGCGGAGTCGTTTGAGCCTGTGGGATATTTCAAGTGCACAGATCGCTCAGATCGAAAAAAGTGGTCAGGTGCAGAAACGTCTGACTCTTGAAGCGCCTCACTCCGGGATCGTGTCGATGAAAATGGTCACCGAGGGGATGCATATCCAGCCCGGTGCGCCATTGTTTCAGATCTCCGACCTCTCGCGGGTCTGGGTTTACGCTGATCTCTACGAAAACGAACTGCCCTTCGTCAAGGTCGGACAGCAGGCCAGTGTGACCCTCCCCTATGCCAATGAGAAACCACGCAGCGCCAAAGTGAGTTACCTCTACCCCTATGTCGATGCCAAGACCCGTACGGTCAAGGCGCGGTTGGAGTTTTCCAACACCGACCGCAGCCTGCGCCCCGATATGTATGTCAACGTCGAGATTCAGGCCGAACCGCGCACGCATGTGCTGATGATACCGGCCGAAGCGGTTCTGAATTCGGGCGACAAACAGCGGGTCTTTGTTGCTTTGGGCGGCGGGAAGTTTGAACCGCGCATGGTCAAGACCGGGGTTCAGGGCGACGCGGGCATGATTGAAATTGTGAGCGGTGTCGCTCCCGGTGAAACGGTGGTGACCTCGGCTCAGTTCCTGTTTGATTCGGAAAGTCAGCTGCGCGAGGCGGTTAATAAAATGCTGGAGCCGAAAAAAGAGCCCTCCGCCGATGCTGGAGCCGCTGCCGATCTGTTTGGCGATGAAAAAGCTTCCTCCAAAAAGAAACTCGATGACCTCTTCTGA
- a CDS encoding ABC-F family ATP-binding cassette domain-containing protein produces the protein MLQLRGVNKFFADRHIFNAIDWHVRSGDRIGLCGENGAGKSTLLKLLAGKVETDGGQVQSAKGTTFGYLPQDGLEHKGRSLFAEVHSALEELLAIQAELKQLEVVLAGEHSPVDLDRYAELQTLFENRGGYTMEAEIGKVLGGLGFAPTDFERPCEQFSGGWQMRIALAKLLLQRPTLLLLDEPTNHLDLPARDWLEAYLCNYPYAVVLVSHDRFFLDQVVSRIVEIWNGKLTEYPGNYSKYLITRDERVKALREAKRLQDEEIERTEAFISRFRYQANKASLVQSRIKQLDKIERINIPPERKRIAFSFPAPPKGGRIALELKKASQRYGDLQVLDAIDLVVEQGERIALVGPNGAGKSTLMRLLAAVEAPSSGERIAGHNMTQAYFAQDQAAELNGERNVLAEISADSPYAMVPKLRNILGSFLFSGDEVEKPVKVLSGGERNRLALAKLLLRPANLLLLDEPTNHLDLQSKQVLLDALKGYKGTIIFVSHDRYFVDQLASRVLEVGAGKVESYFGNYEDFLRAKQKVGDLSHSSQRVEHLASEQVGEPGEKDERRLVHADRKQLQRQQQKREKDLAQVEAEIEKFEGELTGLEQCMADPALYQDQEKWRNLSVQYQKLKDRLELTYARWEVLQEQV, from the coding sequence ATGTTGCAATTACGTGGTGTGAATAAATTTTTTGCCGACCGACATATTTTTAACGCGATCGATTGGCATGTCCGTTCGGGTGATCGAATCGGTCTGTGCGGTGAAAACGGCGCGGGCAAGTCGACCCTGCTCAAACTTCTGGCCGGCAAGGTCGAGACCGATGGCGGCCAGGTGCAGTCGGCCAAGGGGACGACTTTCGGCTATCTGCCGCAGGATGGACTTGAGCACAAGGGGCGCAGCCTGTTTGCCGAGGTCCACAGCGCCCTGGAAGAGCTGCTGGCGATCCAGGCCGAACTGAAGCAACTTGAAGTTGTTCTGGCCGGCGAGCATAGCCCTGTCGATCTTGATCGTTACGCCGAGTTGCAGACCCTGTTCGAAAATCGCGGCGGTTACACTATGGAGGCCGAGATTGGCAAGGTGCTGGGTGGTCTCGGATTTGCGCCGACCGATTTCGAGCGACCCTGTGAACAGTTCTCCGGCGGCTGGCAGATGCGCATTGCGCTGGCCAAACTGCTGCTGCAGCGCCCGACTCTGCTGCTGCTCGATGAGCCGACTAACCATCTTGATCTTCCTGCGCGTGACTGGCTGGAAGCCTATCTCTGCAATTATCCCTATGCCGTGGTGCTGGTTTCCCACGACCGTTTCTTTCTCGATCAGGTGGTCAGCCGGATTGTCGAAATCTGGAACGGTAAACTGACTGAATATCCCGGGAACTACAGTAAATATCTGATCACGCGTGATGAGCGGGTCAAGGCATTGCGCGAGGCCAAGCGTCTACAGGATGAAGAGATCGAGCGGACCGAGGCCTTTATCAGCCGCTTCCGCTATCAGGCGAACAAGGCATCACTGGTGCAGAGCCGGATCAAGCAGCTGGATAAGATTGAACGGATCAATATTCCCCCGGAACGTAAACGGATCGCCTTCAGCTTCCCGGCCCCGCCCAAGGGGGGACGGATCGCGCTGGAGTTGAAGAAGGCCAGCCAGCGTTACGGTGATCTGCAGGTGCTCGACGCGATCGATCTGGTGGTAGAGCAGGGGGAGCGGATTGCCTTGGTCGGCCCGAACGGCGCAGGGAAGTCGACCCTGATGCGTCTGCTGGCGGCGGTGGAAGCTCCTTCGAGTGGCGAGCGAATCGCCGGGCATAATATGACCCAGGCCTATTTTGCCCAAGATCAGGCGGCCGAGCTGAATGGCGAGCGCAACGTGCTGGCCGAGATTTCAGCCGATTCGCCTTACGCGATGGTGCCGAAACTGCGGAATATCCTCGGCAGCTTTCTCTTTTCTGGTGATGAGGTCGAAAAGCCGGTCAAGGTTCTCTCCGGCGGGGAGCGCAATCGTCTGGCGCTGGCCAAGCTGCTGTTGCGGCCAGCGAATCTATTGCTGCTCGACGAACCGACCAATCACCTCGATCTGCAGTCGAAGCAGGTCCTGCTCGATGCCCTCAAGGGCTATAAGGGGACCATCATCTTTGTCTCACATGACCGTTATTTTGTCGATCAGTTGGCCAGCCGCGTCCTTGAAGTCGGGGCGGGAAAAGTTGAATCTTATTTCGGTAACTATGAAGACTTCCTGCGCGCCAAGCAGAAGGTTGGTGACCTGAGCCATAGCAGTCAACGTGTTGAGCATCTTGCCAGTGAACAGGTTGGCGAACCCGGGGAAAAGGATGAGCGCCGGCTGGTTCATGCCGATCGCAAACAGTTGCAGCGCCAGCAGCAGAAACGTGAAAAAGATCTGGCACAGGTCGAAGCCGAGATTGAAAAATTTGAGGGCGAACTGACTGGTCTGGAACAGTGCATGGCTGATCCGGCGCTGTATCAGGATCAGGAGAAATGGCGTAACCTCAGTGTGCAGTACCAAAAACTGAAGGATCGCCTCGAACTAACTTATGCCCGCTGGGAAGTGTTGCAGGAGCAGGTATGA